The Odocoileus virginianus isolate 20LAN1187 ecotype Illinois chromosome 27, Ovbor_1.2, whole genome shotgun sequence genome has a window encoding:
- the MDC1 gene encoding mediator of DNA damage checkpoint protein 1 isoform X2, with product MGLSRQEYWSWLPFPSPRNLPDPGIEPVPTASPELIMEDTQVLNWEVEEEEEVEESPTESVGYSLEPLGQLHIFSSSYGPEKDFPLYLGKNMIGRMPDCSVALPFSSISKQHAVIEISAWDKAPVLRDCGSLNGTQILRPPKVLGPGVSHRLQDRELILFADLPCQYHRLDVPRPFVSRGPLTVEETPRVPGGTQTSRLLLAEDSEEEADSLLHKCVVKGPRTSLATVVPESDEEGPSPTPDGPGPPASDLNSDTDEEESQESGAGEASSAARRGTAAETEQLEPVTAEVQIEKDQCSVKERNRDTEIKRDVRTGVVPIGVILERSQPSGEGSDTDVSDESGPPRRLAGVRPKRAWSCNFIDSDTDGEDEGIPATPAVVPMKERQTFHEAGTQSPQACGVVHRQESPADGDTDIEEGEAPPDRIQASMVIDSNTDGEEEVSAALTLARLRESQAGKWNRDPDAEEDRAQPVALLERSQACAGGDSDTDVEEEGLPVERRGMVPKGHMDREYSKKSQHPPRDSDTEGKEDESSPGVYLERSQASAQVEDEVSLGPAVALPEKRQVRSIVWTHHTDAKADGGPAQLPVLQSLEEAQPPLAGDCEPDAENTSSAVSGVRKSQLLVEKDAGTTWAAAVPEQDRALATGTQGGSSTAPGEQDFLLVSRENLADLVVDTGTPGEPQPQREGAQPTTGREREAHGNRATDSGENLHDSEDLDLPATQCFVDRENQSLEAVPSMEDEPTQAFLFPLPQEPGPSCCSFQATGSLDEAWEVLATQPFCPRESEASETQTAVTLLDTPASYPHPSRTAQQKQHPESPVHAEPLGMEGRGMQTLEKDMGTPRETAERVIPEGGPLQKETKKLPSEREREDATGEEELIGAIQDREQNQVLARDTQSQESDKKVKSASTGRGMETVKVEIETPKETQEREREKQTLAGEIFESEAGKLVAERESEAGGLEVKGPQELLDRGPQMGETEVGGQDQKGQASGPPPEPGAGAGDLQGLASDLVASGSQAGRGRGAPGSPRRQQRGDLNCEMPPAEKASRGDQESPEACLPPAAPEASAPLPNSLISQIQKHPTPQSLLFPSPAPLELPIPRTRQNESQEAPETSFSSELNSVHPEPKVRPQGSSPVSSLPLEPHPTTPTGQPIALEPTSGVSQSRSHSSFDVTASSVIPTALALQPSTSTDQPVTPKPTLRAPRGRAHRSSVKTPEPSVPTDQPVAPELTAKATRGRAQRSSVKTPKPDNPTTPQPQPSTSTDQPVTPKPTSRAPRGRTPRSSAKTPEPVVPTASELQPAAPKDQPVAPELTSRATRGRTQRSSVKTSKPDTSTTPEPQPSTSTDQPVTPKPTSRAPRGRTPKSSAKTPEPVVSTASELQPSALTDQPVTPELPSRATQGRTQRSSVKTPDPVTTTTPELQPSTSTDQLVTPKPTSRAPRGRTRKSSAKTPEPVVPTASELQPSAPADQPVGPLATQCRRHRSSVKTPEPVVPTVPEPHSSTWKDQSVAPEPTPQATQSQTHRSSVKTSQPTEPTAPDLKPSSPTDEPVTPKVIAQGGPSRTRRSSTASAVLVPTTPEFQSPVPSEQPLPPDPIPEVNCSRRPRATRKQGSPIAHVHEPCTTPPEPNSRSSRNQRRGAVKAAKPLSTIPEPAFAQLPEAPPHTPQMPEEEAADGSGFTPEPQPKASQNRKRPSATAHSPPLQKRLQRGKVPEKAASLKEEEENPAARPWKEEGVVSPGPGKRKREQTEEESQGRPSRSLRRTKPIQESTAPKVLFTGVVDARGERTVLALGGSLASSVAEASHLVTDRIRRTVKFLCALGRGIPILSLAWLHESRKAGCFLPPDEYLVTDPEQEKNFGFSLREALSRAQKRRLLEGYEIHVTPGVQPPPPQMGEIINCCGGAILPSMPRSYKPQRVVITCSQDFPRCAIPHRVGLPILSPEFLLTGVLKQEVKPEAFAFSTVEMSST from the exons atgggattgtccaggcaagaatactggagctggttgccatttccttctccacggaatcttcccgacccagggatcgaacccgtgcctactgcgtctcctgaattg ATCATGGAAGACACCCAGGTTTTAAACTGGGAAgttgaagaagaggaggaggttgAAGAGAGCCCCACTGAATCTGTGGGGTATAGCTTGGAGCCCCTAGGGCAGCTGCATATCTTCAGTAGTTCCTATGGACCGGAAAAAG ACTTCCCACTCTACCTCGGGAAGAACATGATAGGCCGAATGCCTGATTGCTCTGTGGCCCTGCCCTTTTCATCCATCTCCAAACAACATGCAGTGATTGAAATCTCTGCCTGGGACAAGGCGCCTGTTCTCCGGGATTGTGGGAGCCTCAATGGCACTCAAATCTTGCGGCCTCCTAAGGTCCTGGGCCCTGGGGTGAGTCATCGTTTGCAGGATCGGGAGTTGATTCTCTTTGCTGACTTGCCCTGCCAGTACCATCGCTTGGATGTCCCCCGGCCTTTTGTCTCCCGGGGCCCTCTAACTGTAGAGGAGACACCCAGGGTACCGGGGGGAACTCAGACCTCCAGGCTTCTGTTGGCTGAGGACTCAGAGGAAGAGGCAG ATTCCCTTTTGCACAAGTGTGTGGTGAAAGGACCGAGGACCTCTTTGGCAACAGTCGTTCCAGAGAG TGATGAAGAAGGGCCTTCCCCTACTCCAGATGGGCCTGGGCCACCTGCCTCCGACTTGAACAGCGACACAGATGAGGAAGAAAGTCAAGAATCAGGAGCAGGAGAGGCCTCTTCAGCTGCCAGGAGAGGTACCGCTGCAGAGACAGAACAGCTTGAACCTGTCACAGCCGAAGTCCAGATTGAGAAGGATCAGTGTTCCGTGAAGGAGAGGAACAGGGACACAGAAATCAAGAGGGATGTGAGGACTGGGGTCGTTCCGATTGGAGTGATTCTGGAGAGGAGCCAGCCTTCTGGGGAGGGCAGTGACACAGATgtaagtgatgagagtgggcctCCAAGAAGGCTTGCTGGGGTTCGTCCGAAAAGGGCCTGGTCTTGTAACTTCATAGACAGTGATACCGATGGGGAAGATGAGGGGATCCCTGCTACCCCAGCAGTGGTTCCCATGAAGGAGAGGCAGACCTTCCACGAAGCTGGTACACAGAGCCCCCAGGCATGTGGTGTGGTACATCGGCAGGAGAGCCCAGCTGATGGTGATACAGATATAGAGGAGGGGGAGGCCCCCCCGGACAGAATCCAAGCCTCAATGGTGATCGACAGCAATACAGACGGTGAGGAGGAAGTCTCGGCAGCTCTGACACTGGCACGTCTAAGAGAGAGCCAGGCTGGTAAGTGGAACCGAGATCCAGATGCAGAAGAGGATAGGGCTCAACCAGTGGCCCTTCTGGAGCGAAGCCAGGCCTGTGCTGGGGGAGACAGTGACACAGATGTGGAGGAAGAGGGGCTCCCAGTGGAAAGGAGGGGAATGGTTCCCAAGGGTCACATGGACAGGGAATATTCAAAAAAGAGCCAGCATCCTCCCAGGGACAGTGATACAGAGGGGAAGGAAGATGAGAGCTCACCAGGGGTCTATCTGGAGAGAAGCCAGGCCTCTGCACAAGTGGAGGATGAGGTCTCACTGGGGCCAGCTGTTGCACTTCCTGAGAAGCGTCAGGTACGAAGCATAGTGTGGACACATCACACCGATGCAAAGGCAGATGGGGGCCCGGCACAGCTGCCTGTGCTGCAAAGTCTAGAAGAAGCCCAGCCTCCTCTAGCTGGGGACTGTGAACCAGATGCGGAGAACACATCCTCAGCAGTGTCCGGTGTCAGAAAGAGCCAGCTTCTGGTGGAAAAAGATGCTGGGACCACGTGGGCCGCAGCCGTTCCTGAACAGGACAGAGCACTTGCCACCGGGACCCAGGGTGGGTCATCCACAGCACCAGGGGAGCAGGACTTTCTCCTGGTCTCAAGGGAAAACCTGGCAGATCTGGTGGTGGACACAGGCACTCCAGGGGAGCCCCAACCGCAGAGAGAGGGGGCCCAGCCCACcacaggaagggagagagaagcacATGGGAATAGGGCCACAGACTCTGGAGAGAACCTCCATG ATTCTGAAGATCTGGACCTACCAGCTACCCAGTGCTTTGTAGACAGAGAGAATCAGAGCCTGGAAG CAGTCCCCAGCATGGAGGATGAGCCCACCCAGGCCTTCCTATTTCCTCTGCCCCAAGAGCCTGGCCCTTCCTGTTGCAGCTTCCAGGCCACAG GTTCCCTGGATGAGGCATGGGAGGTCTTGGCGACACAGCCATTCTGTCCGAGAGAGTCTGAGGCCTCTGAGACCCAAACCGCTGTCACCCTCCTTGACACCCCTGCATCTTACCCCCATCCATCTAGGACAGCACAGCAAAAGCAACATCCAGAGAGCCCAGTCCATGCAGAGCCACTGGGGATGGAAGGCAGAGGGATGCAGactctggagaaagacatgggTACCCCAAGAGAAACAGCAGAGAGGGTGATCCCTGAGGGAGGGCCACTGCAGAAGGAAACCAAGAAACTGCCctcagaaagagagagggaagatgCGACGGGAGAGGAAGAATTAATCGGGGCGATACAGGACAGAGAACAAAATCAGGTGTTAGCTAGAGATACTCAGAGCCAAGAATCtgacaaaaaagtgaaaagcgCAAGTACTGGAAGGGGAATGGAGACTGTGAAGGTAGAGATCGAGACTCCCAAGGaaacacaggagagagagagagaaaagcagaccCTTGCAGGGGAAATATTTGAGAGTGAAGCAGGGAAACTGgtagcagagagagagagtgaggcaGGTGGGTTAGAAGTCAAGGGACCCCAAGAGCTACTGGACAGAGGCCCACAGATGGGAGAGACAGAGGTGGGGGGCCAGGACCAGAAAGGCCAAGCCTCTGGTCCACCACCAGAGCCTGGAGCAGGGGCAGGAGATCTTCAGGGACTTGCCTCAGACCTAGTAGCTTCTGGGAGCCAGGCAGGTAGAGGAAGGGGAGCCCCAGGGAGCCCCAGGAGGCAGCAGAGAG GTGACTTGAATTGCGAGATGCCACCTGCTGAGAAGGCTTCCAGG GGTGATCAGGAATCCCCAGAAGCTTGCCTGCCTCCTGCAGCGCCTGAAGCCTCAGCCCCACTCCCAAACTCCCTCATCTCTCAGATCCAAAAACATCCCACACCTCAGTCCCTCCTTTTTCCCTCTCCAGCTCCTTTAGAACTGCCCATTCCCAGGACCAGACAAAATGAGAGTCAGGAAGCTCCAGAGACTTCCTTCTCCTCAGAGCTGAACTCTGTCCACCCAGAACCCAAAGTCAGGCCCCAGGGGTCCTCTCCAGTTTCTTCTCTACCCCTTGAGCCTCACCCTACCACCCCCACAGGCCAGCCTATTGCCCTTGAACCCACCTCTGGGGTCTCTCAGAGCAGGTCACATAGTTCCTTTGATGTAACTGCCTCATCAGTTATCCCCACAGCCCTTGCACTGCAGCCATCCACCTCCACAGACCAGCCTGTCACCCCTAAGCCCACACTGCGGGCCCCTCGGGGCAGGGCACATAGGTCTTCTGTCAAAACCCCTGAACCTAGTGTCCCCACAGACCAGCCTGTTGCCCCTGAGCTCACAGCTAAGGCCACTCGGGGCAGGGCACAGAGGTCTTCTGTCAAGACTCCCAAACCAGATAACCCCACaacaccccagccccagccttccACTTCCACAGACCAGCCTGTCACCCCCAAACCCACATCCCGGGCCCCTCGGGGCAGGACACCTAGGTCTTCTGCCAAGACTCCTGAACCAGTTGTCCCCACAGCCTCTGAACTCCAGCCTGCTGCCCCTAAAGACCAGCCTGTTGCTCCTGAGCTCACATCTAGAGCCACTCGGGGCAGGACACAGAGGTCTTCTGTCAAGACTTCCAaaccagatacatccacaaccCCTGAGCCCCAGCCTTCCACTTCCACAGACCAGCCTGTCACCCCCAAACCCACATCTCGGGCCCCTCGGGGCAGGACACCTAAGTCTTCTGCCAAGACTCCTGAACCAGTTGTTTCCACAGCCTCTGAGCTCCAGCCTTCTGCCCTCACAGACCAGCCTGTCACTCCTGAGCTCCCATCTAGGGCTACTCAGGGCAGGACACAGAGGTCCTCTGTCAAAACCCCTGATCCAGTTACCACCACAACACCTGAGCTCCAGCCTTCCACCTCCACAGACCAGCTTGTTACTCCCAAACCCACATCTCGGGCCCCTCGAGGCAGGACACGTAAGTCGTCTGCCAAGACTCCCGAACCAGTTGTTCCCACAGCCTCTGAGCTCCAGCCTTCTGCCCCTGCAGACCAGCCTGTTGGTCCTTTGGCCACTCAGTGTAGAAGACATAGGTCTTCCGTCAAGACCCCGGAACCAGTTGTCCCCACAGTCCCTGAGCCTCATTCTTCCACTTGGAAAGACCAGTCTGTCGCTCCTGAACCCACACCTCAGGCCACTCAGAGCCAAACACATAGGTCCTCTGTCAAGACATCCCAGCCAactgaacccacagcccctgaccTCAAACCTTCCTCCCCCACAGACGAGCCTGTCACTCCCAAGGTCATAGCTCAGGGTGGTCCAAGCAGGACACGAAGGTCTTCTACAGCAAGTGCTGTGCTGGTTCCTACTACCCCCGAATTCCAGTCTCCAGTCCCCTCAGAACAGCCTCTTCCCCCTGACCCCATCCCTGAAGTCAACTGCAGCAGGAGGCCGAGGGCCACTAGGAAACAAGGGTCTCCCATAGCTCATGTTCATGAGCCCTGCACCACACCCCCTGAACCTAACTCCCGCTCCTCAAGGAACCAAAGACGAGGGGCAGTGAAAGCAGCCAAGCCCCTTAGCACCATTCCTGAGCCTGCCTTTGCCCAGCTTCCCGAGGCACCGCCTCACACTCCCCAGATGCCCGAGGAGGAGGCAGCAGATGGATCAGGCTTCACCCCAGAGCCCCAGCCTAAGGCCTCTCAAAACCGCAAGAGGCCTTCAGCTACTGCACATTCACCTCCACTTCAAAAACGGCTCCAGAGAGGGAAAGTTCCTGAGAAGGCAGCATCCcttaaggaagaagaagaaaatccagCAGCGAGGCCGTGGAAGGAAGAG GGTGTAGTGAGTCCAGGGCCaggcaagagaaagagagagcagacAGAGGAGGAGTCTCAGGGAAGACCGAGCCGCAGCCTGCGACGGACCAAACCTATCCAGGAGTCCACGGCCCCCAAA GTGCTCTTCACGGGCGTGGTGGATGCTCGCGGAGAGAGGACGGTGCTGGCCCTGGGGGGCAGTCTGGCTAGCTCAGTGGCTGAGGCTTCTCACCTGGTGACTGATCGGATCCGCCGGACGGTCAAGTTCCTGTGTGCCCTGGGCCGGGGCATCCCCATCCTCTCCCTGGCCTGGCTGCATGAG TCCCGCAAGGCAGGCTGCTTTTTGCCCCCGGACGAATATTTGGTGACTGATCCTGAGCAGGAGAAGAACTTCGGCTTCAGCCTTCGGGAGGCCCTGAGCCGAGCTCAGAAGCGAAGGCTGCTGGAG GGCTATGAGATTCACGTGACCCCCGGAGTCCAGCCACCGCCACCTCAGATGGGAGAAATCATCAACTGCTGTGGAGGCGCCATCCTACCCAGCATGCCCCGGTCCTACAAG CCTCAGAGGGTCGTGATCACATGTTCCCAGGACTTCCCTCGATGTGCCATTCCACATCGGGTTGGGCTGCCCATCCTCTCACCCGAGTTCCTGCTGACGGGAGTACTCAAGCAGGAAGTCAAGCCAGAGgcctttgccttctccactgtGGAAATGTCATCCACCTGA